In Streptomyces sp. NBC_01231, the sequence GAGTGACGCGTGCGCGGCCCCTGCCGCTTGGGACGCGACCGCCGTAGCGTGCCGTGGTTCGAGCCGTTCCCAGGGCCACCTCTTGATCAGCCGGAGTCGTGGAGCTCTTCACGAGAGCGAGGACCCTGAGAACAGCTGGGGCCACGGACGGCTGATGGGGTGGTGCGCCGGCGAGCGCTTCTATTAGGTCGCCGAGTGGTCCTGCCGCGGCTCGACGCCGGCGGACAGCGACGTATCGAAAAGAGGCGTGCATGCAGGTGACCTGCGGAATCGACTGGGCCGAAGACCATCATGACGTGGCGGTGGTTGACCGCGACGCTCGCCTGCTCGGCAAGCTCAGGGTCAGCGACGACGCGGCGGGCTTCCAGGACCTGCTCCGTCTGCTCGCCGAACACGGCGACACTCCCGACGAACCGATCCCGATCGCGATCGAGACCTCGCGCGGACTCATGGTGGCCTGTCTGCGGGCCTCCGGGCGCCAAGTGTTCGCGATCAACCCAATGGCCGTGGCACGCTACCGGGACCGGCACGCCGTCTCCCGCAAAAAGTCCGACCACCAGGACGCCGTCGTCCTGGCGAACATCCTACGGACCGACGCAGAGCATCACCGTCCTCTGCCGGGCGACACTGAGCTGGTCAAGGCGATCGCCGTCCTCGCCAGAGCCCAGCAGGACGCGGTCTGGGACCGCACCCGCGCCCACAACCGCCTGCGCTCGCACCTGCGCGAGTACTACCCGGCAGTCCTCGAAGCATTTGCCGACAAGCGCGAGAAGCTACTGGCGCGAGAGGCTCGAGCGATCCTGGCGATCGCGCCCACACAGGCCAAAGCCGCCAAGCTCGCCCGCAGCAAGCTCAAAGCCGCCGTCAAACAGGCCGGCCGCCAGCGCCGGATCGAAGCCGAGACCGACCGCCTGCTCGAGGTGTTCCGCCGGACCTGGCTTCGTCAGCCGGCCTTGGTGGAAACGGCGATGGGACACCAAACCCTTGCCTTGCTCGGCCAGCTCGAAGCCGCCTGCAAGGCCTGTGATGAGCTGGCGAGCGCCACCGAGGAGCTCTTCCTGCAGCACCCCGACGCGGAGATCATCACGAGCTTCCCGGGTCTCGCCGCGCTCACCGGCGCCCGACTCCTCGCCGAAATCGGCGACGACCGCACCCGGTTCGACACAGCCCGCGATCTGAAGGCTTACGCCGGAAGCGCCCCCGTGACCCGCGAGTCCGCCAAAAGCCGCCGCGTCAGCCACCGCCGGATCAAGAACAGCCGCCTGGCCGCAACCGGCCGGCACTGGGCTTTCGCCGCACTCACTGCCTCAATCGGCGCCCACGACCACTACAACCGCCGAAGGGAGACCGGCGATCGCTACTACGCGGCTCTCCGGAACCTCTTCAACCGCATGCTCGGCCAGCTCCACCACTGCCTGACCACCCACCAGAGGTTCGACGAAGCGATCGCATTCGCCCCACCAAAGCCCTCACCACTCGCCGCAGCCGCTTGACCCGATAGCTGCATGGGGTGTCTTGTCAGCGCGCACGCGGTCGGGTCGGATGCGCGGCCGGCCCACCCCATTGCGGGGCACGCGAACTTTCTCCATCACGGCCTCGAACTGCGGCGAGTCGCCGCGCTGCCCAGCCGTCACCACGATTGACATGGGCTTCTGTCCCTGCTCGACAGCCAGGTGCAGTTTGGTGGTGAACCCGCCGCGCGAGCGCCCCAGTCCGTGATCAACGGGCTCCGTGAACACACCACCCGGCGGTTCCTTCTGCAAGTCGCCCTGCTTTCGGGCCCCGGCCGCATGCTGATGAGCGCGACACACCGTGGAGTCGACGCTCAGATCCCACGTGATCGCACCCTTCGCGTCGGCCAGGGTCTGGAGCTGGGTGAGAACTCGGTGCCAGGTGCCGTCCCGCTGCCATCGGCGGAACAGGTCGTAGATCCGACTCCACGGCCCGTACTCGACGGGTACGTCCCGCCAGGGGACGCCGGTACGGACCCGGAACCGTATGCCGTCGATCAGCTGCCGCCGCGGCCAAACAGGCGGCCGCCCCGCCTTGGTCCCCTTTGGCAACAACGGCTCCAGCACCACCCACTGTTCATCCGTGAGATCTCCCCGACCCATGAACCATGATCATCCACAGTGAAAGATCTACTTTCGATACACGGCCTAGAGCTGGACCTCGATGCTCAGACACTTACTTTCATCGAACCCTGAGGTTGCCCGAGGGCGCCGACACATGCCAGCGCCCCCGCAGGCCGCTTGTTCGTCTATGTGGATGCCGGTCCGACCCCACCGGGAAGGGCAACTCCTGGATCAAGGGCGCCATCGGCGAGGCCGCACTGTCCGCCTCCCCGGCTGTTATCGCGGGCCCGCGCGCAGCGTCCAGCGGCTCCGGTGGGACTGTAAGACGTTCGGGTCTGTTCCGTAGTCGGTGGTGACGGAGGGTGTCGTCAGGCCAGGAGGATGCGGTGGCGGAGGAGAGGGAAGCTCGCGCGGCCGTACATCTGGCGCTTGATCAGCTTGGTTTTGTTGTTGACTCCTTCGGTGCCGCCGTTGTGGTGCGGCAGGGTGAGTGCGGCGTTGAATGCGGCGCGGTCCTTCTCGAGGCCCCGGGTGAAGGCATGCAGGTGGGGCAGGTCCTCGGCCTGGACCGAGGTGATCCAGGTGCTCACCAGGGTGGCATTGCCGTCGGCGGGATCCAGCAGCACGGCGAAGTGGTGGATGAGGTCGGCCAGAGCGGTCATCTCGTGGCAGGCGGTGCGGGCGGCCTCGATGCGTTCCCGCTGGTGGTCCTTGAGGCGCACTCGCTGTGCCTGACCGGCAGCGTCCGCAGCCGCGACGGCCAACCTGGTCACTCCACCAGCTCGCGTCGCGAACGCCACAGGGCATGACAGGCTTCTTCGGCTCTTTCCGCACCGCAACAGCAGCACCATCCGGGACGACATTGGCCACCGGCGCACAACGGGCTTCTCCTCCGTTCCTCGGGCTGCGCCGCACGGCGCAGCCCGAGGAACGGACGCTCCGGATCTGACGGAGGCTCAAACCATCCCCGTGTTCACCGAGGGGGTGCGGGCACCACCGAGTTGGTCGGCAGCGGGGGGTGCGCCGAGGTCGCCCCAGCGGGTGTGCCGGAGGCGGCAATGAGGACGAGACCGACGCTGAGAGCGGCGGTCGCCAGCCCTGCGGCGACCGCGAGTTTCACGCGATGAGTGATGTTGCGCATGACATCCTTTCGTAGTGTGTGCCAGGTGTTCCAAACCGGCCCGCAAGGGGGCCGGGGCTGTGGTCACGGTGTGAGCGCGACACCGCCGAGCCGTCCTGGACCCTCTCGCCGACATCAGTCGGGCTCGGCAGTGGCAGCGGGTAAGGGGGCTTGGTTTGTCGTGACCGGCGTACCCACCGGGCATCTGCGCGGTCAGAGCAGACACCCGACGCGGCCGCCGCAAACCCACGCCTCCAGATGTTGGACATTTGAACATCTGAATTGAAGCACACGAACGACCGTTCAAGTCAGCACGCTGTGATGCACCCCACGCCGACAGAAAGTAGGCGGCTTCCCCCGGTGGCGGGTTCGTCACGACGGGTTGGGATGCGTCTCCGCCCGACGCGCTTGGGACGGGGCGGCTGTTGCCGGCGGCGTGCGCGGTCGGCGAGGCTGCCGCGCACGAACGTCGCTCGAGACATCGTCGGCGCTTCGGCTGAGCAGGGGATGACCCAAGGGCACGGCGGAGGGCAGGAGCCAGAAACGAAACGCTCTCCGAGGGCGCCCCGCCCCGCTCCGTCCCGGGTTCTGGTAGGACGGGCTGTCAGGCGATGCGCGTGGTGATGGTGCCGAGGCGTTCCACGGTGACGGTGACGGTGTCGCCTGAGGTGAGCGGGGGATGGGCGTCGCGGCCGTGGCGGCCCCAGAGTTCGGCGAGGCAGCCGCCGCCGCAGGTGCCGGAGCCGAGGACGTCACCGGGTTTGACCCAGGTGCCGCGGGAGGAGTACGCGGCCATCTCGGCGAAGGAGAAGGCCATGGAGGCGAGGCTGTCCTGCCCGATCAGAGTGCCGTTGACGGACGCGGTCATGGCCAGGTCGAAGGACGTACCGCGGCGGGCGGAGGCGAGTTCGTCCGGCGTGACCAGGGCGGGGCCGAGGGTGGAGGCGGTGTCCTTGCCCTTGACGGGGCCGAGGGGCACCTGCATCTCGGAGAACTGGATGTCGCGGGCGGACCAGTCGATCAGGATGGTGTACCCGGCGATGTGGGCCTCGGCCTGTTCCGGGGTGAGATTCGTGCCGGCGCGGCCGATGACGGCGGCCACTTCGAGTTCAAGGTCGAAGGCGGTGCTGCCAGGGGCGATCGGGACCGATGTATCGGGGCCGATGATCGCGTAGGGGTTGGTGAAGTAGAAGGCGGGCGCCTCATACCAGCGTGCGGGAACGGTGGCCTGCGGATCGGTGAGCTTGGCGACGCCCTCAACGTGCTGCTCGAAGACCATGAAGTCGCGAACGGTGGGCGGCTGCGGGATGGGCGCCAACAAAGTGACCTCGCCGGTCTTTCGGACCTGGCGGGGGTCGGTCAGGGCGTACCGGCCGGCGGCATCGAGGTGTTCGCCGTCGTCGCCGAGCAGGTCCAGCAGGCGTATACCGGGCTCCAGGGCGTGGATGAGGTCGCCGTCGAGGACGCCAGCACGTTCGCCGTCCTCGGGGTGGGTGTAGGTGACAAAGCGCACAGGGGGCTCCGGGCGTGGGTGGGTGCGGGCTGGGTCACAAGGCGCAGGCCAGGGGGCCGCCGTTAAGCGTGACGGCGTCGGTGAACGCGGCGATGGGGTCGATGGTGGTCCCGTCGGCGTCGGCGTAGGCGCTGTGCAGGTTGAGCACGATGCGCTCGGGTTCGGGCCAGTCGGCGAACTCGCCCAGGTCGCAGTCGCGGGCGGCCTGCAGCGGGGTCAGGCCGCGGGTGCGGCCGTCGCGGGCGATGCGCTGGATGGTGCGGTAGTAGCGGGCGTGGGCGTCCAGGACGATGTCGAGTTCGTCCCTGGTGACCAGCGGCCCGTGGCCGGGGACGATGGCCTGGGCCCCGAACGCGGCGAGCCAGTCCAGCGAGCGCAGGGCGCCCTCCACCGACCCGGTCAGCACCATGGGGGTGACCTGATGGAAGAGCAGATCGCCGGCGAACAGCACGCCCTCGTCGGAGAGCCAGGCGATCAGGTCGCCGGGGGTGTGGGCGGTGTGTCCGGGGTGGCGGATCTCGATGCGTCGGCTGCCGGTGTGCAGGGTCGCTTCGCCGTCGACGGTCACGTTGGGCGGGCGGTGCCGGGCGATGCCCCAGTCCGGTGCGGGGGCCCAGATCGGGGGCAGAGCGGTCAGCACGGTGTCGGCGAGGATCGTCTCGCGGGTCTCCGGGTGGGCCAGGATGGGCACGTGCGGGGGCAGCAGGGCGTTGCCGTGACAGTGGTCGCCGTGCGCGTGGGTGGTGACGGCGGCCATGAGCGGCGCGTCGGCCGAGGCGTCGGCGACGGCCGCGAGAAAGGCGCGTGTGCGCTCGGCCGTCGCGCAGGTGTCGATCAGGACGACACCGTCCGCGCCCACCACGGCACCCGTGTTGTTCAGCCACCAGGTGCCCTCCGGCTGGATCCAGGTGTGCACCCCGGAGGCGACCTCCATCAGGTACGCCTGTTGGTGACCGGGGTGGTTGCGCGGCTTCGGCACCGACGCAGCCGACGCGAGGGGTCGGCGCTGTGCCGGCGTGGCCGGTTCGGCTGGCATGGCTTGTTTCTCCTCTGCGAGGGCTTGCTGGTTGGGGAGGGGCGGCATCAGACCAGGTGGTCGCGGAGCCACTGCAGCGTCTCGGGGAAGACCTCCCGGGCCTTGTTCACGGCGCAGTGGTTGCCGCCCGGCACGAGTCGGACGACGGTGTTCGGGCGGCTTTCGAGCGGCTTGGGGTCCTCGGCCGGTACGTGCTGGTCCTGGTCTCCGTTGACGTACAGCAGCGGCACGGGGTCGCTGCCCCAGTCGTCCAGAAGCCCCTGCCGGCGCAGGGAGAACTCGCCCATGGTGGCCTGGTACTCGGCGGTGCTCGGCTCGGCGTCGAGGTGCAGGGAGTTGCCGACGATCCCGGGCATGCCGAAACGCAGCCGGGCCTGGGCTTCGGGACTGAAGCCGGTGTCGACGATCCCACCGACGCTCACCGCGGCGTCGACCATCCGGCACAGGGCGAGCTTGATCGTCCAGTGCCCGGCGAAGCTGAAGCCGAACGCGCCCACCGAGCGTGCCTCGGGGAAGCGGCGACGCAGCCAGTCCAGGACCGCGCCGATGTACTGCTCGCCGTCGGGCCCGTTGGCGACCGGCGACTCCCCGGTGCCGGCCATGTCGACGGTGGCCACCCGCGCACCCACCGTCCGCGCCGTCATGACGGCGTTCGGATGCACCTCGGCCTTCCAGGTGTCCACCCCGCTGAAGACCAGCACGAGCGGGGCGTCGGCAGGTAGGTCTTCGGCAAGGTAGAGGTGGATGGGCACCTCGACGTCCTGTCCGCGGAAGTGGACGCCGATCACCTGTCGCTGGAAGGGCACCTCGAAGCTCTCGGAGGCCTGCAGGAAGGTGCGCAGGTGGTTCTCGTGTGCGCGGGCATGGGCGGCAGTGCCGAGGACGGGGAACTTGGCAATGCCGTACAGGCGACTGGCCCGCAGCAGATCACCTTCCTTCTCCGCCTGCCCGGCGAGCGCGGACCACTCGTGCACCCAGCCTCCGGGGCCGTCGGCCCACAGATCGTGGATGCGACGGGACATCTCCTCCAGGACGGCCGGATCGGTGCCGAGCAGGGTCCATTGCGGCGTGCGCTCCGCGATGAGCTCGGCGGGATCGACTGCGAAGGTGTACGGCATGCGGCCCTCCGGTGCCTGAGAAGGGACCGCACAGCGCGACCCCAGAACCAGAGTATGCATCATAATGCATCCATGCATCAACAGTGCATGGAAAAGGGACTCTCATCACGCCTGGAGCCCCCGACAGGCATTTCCGAGCGAGGGAACACGCATGAACCGGATGTCCGCGGCCGCCAGGACCTCCGCAGATCCGGCTGAGCAGCCGCTCGGCCGCAGAGAGCGGCAACACCTCAGGATCCGCAGGGGTACGCGGCGACGACCTTCGACCAGATCGCCGAACGAGCGGCGCTCGCCCTTGCGGCCGGTATGTGGCGGTGTAGCCGCTAGCGCGGGCGTGCGGAACGGGCCGGTGGTACAGAAGCCCGGCCACCAGAGCCGTGCCCGGCTACGGTAGGAGACCTTGATCCTCGAGGTGATGTCGCGTCGGCCCCAGGTGTGGGCCCTTGGGCGGTCGGCCGGTCACTTCCTCTTCTGCTCATTGAGCCCTGGCGACCGTGGCGACCTGCGAGGGGAGGCTGCTGCGGTTCCCGGCGCTGTTGTTGCCTGGCGGGCGCATCTTGTGGCGGCGACGTATGACTTGCTGCAGCGGCTTGGCCCGGGTCCTGCCCTGGGCAGAGCCACAGTCAGGGGCTGGTCGTGCCACACGCACTGTGAACTGCGGAGACTTGCTCGTCTTGACGTTGGCGGCATATCTCCCGACAGCGTGCGTCGGCACAAGCCCCCCCGGTGCGCTGGACCTTCCCCGGCGTCCGACTCGGATCCCCCTAACCTCGCGCTTTCGCGCGCCCAGCAGACTCGGAGGTCTTCGTGATGTAGCTGATCTTGAGTCGTAAGCTCGTTGTCGCCTTCCGGTGGAAGTCCGGTCCGGGTAGCTGCCAGGAGGCCCGGTAGCAGACTGGCGGCGTCGGGGGGAAACGCCCGGCGTCGAAGCCCAGTGTCGAAAGCCCTGTGAGGGGGAGCAAAGCAGCGGTCCGTAGCATCACGCGAAGCCTGCGGCGTCGTTAGAGGCCCGCCCTTTTGGGGCGGGGACAGGGAGTGCCGAGCCCCCGAAATCAGGGCGAAGGCCATGGAAGCGGCGAAGATCCTGGAGATGCAGCCGTGAGGGACTCCCCGGCGTATGGGGCATGGAACGTTGCGACGGTGACAGCGGGAACTGGGGAGGCCCTCCCCGGCCCGGCGGCCTGCGGACAGGTGCTGCCGGAAGCTGCGCGTCCTATAACCGGGTGATCCCCGGGAAGTGGGCGCGGGCCGGGTGGGCGTCGGAGGCGGCCGTAGTACCGCTATGAGCCGGCGGACAACACAACCGCCGGCCAGGGAAGGGCCGCTGCTTCGTCGATGTGCAGGTTGTCTGGAGGGGCTTGGTGAGTGCCGTTTCGGCTAGTTCCACCACGTCGGGATCCCTGAAGCTGGATCCGGTCCGAGCCTTGCAGCATGCGCTCTACCGGGCGGCCAAGGCCGGTCCCGGACGACGGTTCCACGCGCTGGGGGACAAGGTCCACCGCAGGGACGTCCTGAGGCGCGCGTGGGTGACGGTGCGTCGCAACAACGGCGCGCCGGGCATTGACGCCACCACTCTGGCTGACGTTGAGGAGTACGGCGTTGACCGTCTCCTTGATGAGGTGGCCGCGGAACTGCGGGAAGGCCGCTGGCGGCCGTTGCCCGCGCGCCGGGTGTTCATTCCGAAGCCCGGCGTGGCGGAGCAGAGGCCGTTGTCGATTCCTTCGGTTCGCGACCGGATCGTGCAGGCCGCGTTGAAGATCGTGCTCGAGCCGGTCTTCGAGGCCGACATGCTTCCGTGCTCGTTCGGGTTCAGGCCCAGGCGCGGAGCACACGATGCCCTCCAGGTCCTCGTGGATGAGGCGTGGCGGGGCAGGCGTTGGGTGGTGGAGACGGATATCGCCAACTGCTTTGAGGCGATTGGTCATGAGAAGTTGATGCAGGCGGTCGAGGAACGCGTCGTGGACCGGTCGGTCCTCAAGCTCCTGCGCGCGATGCTGCGGGCCGGGGTCATCTCCCCGCTGCTGGCCAATGTCTATCTGCACCGGCTGGACCGGGCGTGGTCGACACGGGATCACGGGGTGCTGGTGCGCTATGCCGACGACGCGGTGGTGATGTGCGCCAGCCGCGAGCAGGCCGAAGCCGCCCTGGAGCGGCTGCGGGGCCTGCTGGCCGAACTCGGCCTGGAGCCGAAGGCGGCCAAGACCAGGATCGTGCACCTGCAAGTGGACGGCGAGGGGCTCGACTTCCTCGGCTTCCACCATCGGTGGGTCACGTCCCGGCCGCGCGGCAACCGGCGTCCGGTTGCCTTCCTCGCCCGCTGGCCCTCGGCAAGGGCGATGCAGCACGCCCGCGACCGGATCCGTGAACTCACGGACCGGCGCAGGCTGCTGCGGCCGGTCAAGGTGATCGTGGAGGACGTGAACGCGTTCCTGCGCGGATGGGCTGCGTATTTCCGGTTCGGGAACTCGGCCCACGTCTTTGACCAGATCGGCTCGTACGCGCGGATGCGGATCGGCGGGTTCCTCGCCAAGAAGCACCGGCGCACCAGGAAGTTCGGCTGGGCGGTGGTTGCCTTCGCCGCCCAGGACTCCCTGGGACTGATCGCCCTGCACGGAACCGTTGTTGCACCCAGACCCTTCCGGGACTGGCGGGGTAGGCCGAATGCCGGTGGTGAACGGCGTCGGTGAGCCGTGTGCGGGAGAACCGCACGCACGGTTCGATGCGGCGGGGGCTGGAAACGGAGCGTACGTACTACGCCACCGCGCCAGCCCCCGACCCTACACGAGGTGGGGTGTCCGAGGCTTGATCAAATAAGCGGAGAGTGCTCCTGACCTGCAACGATGGGACTTGACTAGGGTCCTGTTGGCTGCACGGAAAGAAGTACTCTCCAAGTGAAGAAGCGTATCGGGTCGTACCCGCGTGTCCGCATCGAGGGCGGCGGCCAGGCGGTGGTCTCTCAGGCCGGGGGCGTGCTGCTGGTCGAGACCGTCCGCAAGGCCGGCTTGGACACCGCGATATCAGCGGCGCTGACGCCGTGGGGAAGGCTCGGGCGATGCACGATCTGGGCAAGATCCTGCTGGACGTAGCCCTGGCGGTCGCGCTGGGCGGGGACTGCTTCGCGGATGTCGCCATGCTGCGGGCCGAGCCGGCCGTGTTCGGGCCGGTGGCCTCCGACTCGACGGTCTCCCGCCTCATGGACACCCTCGCAGTTTCCGGAGAGAAAGCCCTGCGGGCCATCCGTGCCGCGCGGGATGAAGTCCGCCAACATGTCTGGCGGTTGGCCGACCGGGAAGCGCCTGATGCGGGCGGGACGGTGACCGTGGACCTCGACGGGGTGCTGGTGATCGCGCACTCGGACAAGGAGGACGCCGCACCCACGTGGAAGCGAACCTACGGCCCCCACCCGCTGATGGGGTTCGTCGACCACGGACCGGCGGCACGGGTGAACCGGTCGCGGCCCTGCTCAGACCAGGCAACGCGGGATCGAACACGGCCACCGACCACATCACCGCAGCCCAACTGGTCTTGGCCCAGCTACCGAAGAAGTACCGGCGCGGGCGCCGGACCCTGATCCGCACCGACTCCGCGGGCGGCACCCACGACTTCGTCGCCTGGCTCGCTCAGCGGGGACGGTGGCTGTCCTACTCGGTCGGCATGGTGATCACCGAGGCGATCCACCAGCATGTGCTGAAGGTTCCGGCATCGGCCTGGACGGCGGCCGCCGAGGCGGACGGCGAGATCCGCGAAGGCGCCTGGGTCGCTGAACTCACCGGCGACGTCCTGGACGGCTGGCCCAAGGGCATGCGGCTGATCGTCAGGAAGGAACGGCCGCACCCCGGGGCCCAGTTGCGGCTCACGGATGCGGACGGCATGCGGCTGACGTGTTTCGCCACCAACACCTGGGGCGGCCGATCGCCGAGCTCGAGCTCCGTCACCGGCTGCGGGCCCGGGCCGAGGACCGTATCCGCGCCGCCCGGGCCACCGGCCTGCGGAATCTCCCCCTGCACCGCACGACCCAGAACCGGATCTGGCTGGAGATCTTGCAGATCGCGCTGGACCTGCTGGCCTGGATGCCGATGCTGCACTGACCAGCAAGACCAGACTCTGGGAGCTCCGCCGCCTGCGGCTCCGCCCTTTCACCTCGGCCGGGCAACTCGTGACCACCGGCCATCGGCGAATCCTCCGCCTGGCCCGGCACCGGCCCTGGAGCAACCACATCAATGCCGCCCTCGACCGGCTCAACCAACTCCCGGATCCAGGCTGACCAATGGATTCCCCGTCCCTTCGACAGCACCTCAACACCCGGAGCAGTGGAATCCGGCGCCACCCCGAGTCAACACTCGGGTCGTCAGCATGCACAGCCTCAGCCCACGGCACGAAAACGGTCCACCGACTCCGTCGGCGGACCGTCACGAAACTTCGAGGCTAACGATTCTTCACGCGCAGCCACGGGATGGGGGCCCAGCCCTCATGGGTCAGTGCAGAGCATTGTGTAGCAGGGTGAAAATCGTCGGCAGGGTCGAATTTCGCCCCCTGAATACGGAGCGGCGTACGTCCCTTGCGCTCAGGTCCCGGGTGCCATCAGGCCGTCGAGGATCAGGTCCAGTTTCGCCCGCAGTGCCGGAGCTAGGAGGAATCGCGTGTCCGCGTGCTGTCCTGCCTGGAGCCAGCGGTGGAGGGTGTCGGTGTAGCAGGCACTGAGGACTTCCGCGACGGCCTCCGAGGAGGGTGTGGGCCGGAAGTCGCCGGTCTCCTGGCCGAGCAGGACGCTGTCGCGGAAGGTGTCGAAGATCGGGAAGGCACTCTCGAACGTGCCCAGTTCGCTGAGCCAGCCCAGGGAGATTACGCGGGCCATCCTGGGGTCCTGCTCGTTGGCCTCGGCCAGGGCGTCCATCTGGAGTTCGAGTTGACGGCGGGCGTGGGCCTGCCGGACTTCGTCCTGCGCTAGCCGGGCCACGACGAGCTCGCGGCGCTCGGCCGCCCACACGTCCAGCATGTCCCGCTTGCGGGGGAAGTGGTTGAAGACCGTTCGGCGAGCGAGGTCTACTCGTTCGGCGATCTGGTCGAAGGTCGTCGCCGCGTACCCCTGCTCTGCGAAGAGTTCAAGGGCGGCGTCCAGGATCGCCGTGCGGATCTTGAGGCGTTGCCGCTCTCTGCGGCCGAGCGGCTGCTCGGCCGGATCTGCGGAGGTCCTGGCGGCCGCGGACGTCCGGGTCATGTGTGTTCCCTCGCTCGGAAATGCCTATCGGGATGCTCGATTCGGCAACTGAGCCCATTCTATAGGTGCATCCATGATGCATTAGTGCATTACGATGCATATCTGAACGGGTGTGCATACGAGTCGCTCCACCCTCTCACCGTCCGCGCAGTGGCGTTTCCGTGGCGCCGAGGGTGCCGTGTTGGAGGAGATGTCCCAGGGGGGCACCTGGGCGCCTGGGGCCACGACCGGTGCCGCTGCTGTACGTCAACGGAGACCAGGACCAGCACGTCCCTGACCCCCGCCGCCAGATAGTTTCTATTTCCCTGACAGGCCGAAGGGCCAGCCTTGCTCGAGCAGCCCCAGCCTCCAGTGGTGTCCGCCTCAGTCCCGACGACGCCTCGCGGATCACGTGATGGACGGGTGAGGGCCAGGGCGCGTCGCCGAGCCCCCCGCCCGACGAGGTGCCGTGTCGGACACGGCACCTCCGGACGCTGTCGCCATTCCTTTGGTGATGGTCGGCCCGAACTGGCGAACCTGGGGGAGGGTGGTCACGACATGGGCCACGACCCGTTCGCTGAGGCAGACGTGGCGGTGCGGGACGTCGCCGGGAAAGCGGACGAAGTCGCCGACCGCCAGGTCCACCGGTTCAGTGAGCGGGCCGGTGCGCAGTTTGCCGGTGATCACGTACACGTGGTGCAGGGTGCCGGCCGCGTGCGGCGCGACGGATTCGGGAGCCTTGCCGGCTCGCTCCAGGCGTAGGACCAGGGTGCGGACGTAGCCCGAGCCGTACGTCTCGTCCAGGAGGCGTTCGCTCCAGTTGGCCCCGTCGCCCCACTCGCCCTCGTCGTGCCGCTGGACAGGCTGGCACGTCGGTGTGGGCGCTTTCCCCTTCCTGGCCGGGTCGGACTCTGCGCC encodes:
- a CDS encoding IS5 family transposase gives rise to the protein MGRGDLTDEQWVVLEPLLPKGTKAGRPPVWPRRQLIDGIRFRVRTGVPWRDVPVEYGPWSRIYDLFRRWQRDGTWHRVLTQLQTLADAKGAITWDLSVDSTVCRAHQHAAGARKQGDLQKEPPGGVFTEPVDHGLGRSRGGFTTKLHLAVEQGQKPMSIVVTAGQRGDSPQFEAVMEKVRVPRNGVGRPRIRPDRVRADKTPHAAIGSSGCGEW
- a CDS encoding IS110 family transposase; the encoded protein is MQVTCGIDWAEDHHDVAVVDRDARLLGKLRVSDDAAGFQDLLRLLAEHGDTPDEPIPIAIETSRGLMVACLRASGRQVFAINPMAVARYRDRHAVSRKKSDHQDAVVLANILRTDAEHHRPLPGDTELVKAIAVLARAQQDAVWDRTRAHNRLRSHLREYYPAVLEAFADKREKLLAREARAILAIAPTQAKAAKLARSKLKAAVKQAGRQRRIEAETDRLLEVFRRTWLRQPALVETAMGHQTLALLGQLEAACKACDELASATEELFLQHPDAEIITSFPGLAALTGARLLAEIGDDRTRFDTARDLKAYAGSAPVTRESAKSRRVSHRRIKNSRLAATGRHWAFAALTASIGAHDHYNRRRETGDRYYAALRNLFNRMLGQLHHCLTTHQRFDEAIAFAPPKPSPLAAAA
- a CDS encoding TetR/AcrR family transcriptional regulator, coding for MTRTSAAARTSADPAEQPLGRRERQRLKIRTAILDAALELFAEQGYAATTFDQIAERVDLARRTVFNHFPRKRDMLDVWAAERRELVVARLAQDEVRQAHARRQLELQMDALAEANEQDPRMARVISLGWLSELGTFESAFPIFDTFRDSVLLGQETGDFRPTPSSEAVAEVLSACYTDTLHRWLQAGQHADTRFLLAPALRAKLDLILDGLMAPGT
- a CDS encoding cupin domain-containing protein, translated to MREAERQGIVHGAESDPARKGKAPTPTCQPVQRHDEGEWGDGANWSERLLDETYGSGYVRTLVLRLERAGKAPESVAPHAAGTLHHVYVITGKLRTGPLTEPVDLAVGDFVRFPGDVPHRHVCLSERVVAHVVTTLPQVRQFGPTITKGMATASGGAVSDTAPRRAGGSATRPGPHPSIT
- the ltrA gene encoding group II intron reverse transcriptase/maturase, translated to MQHALYRAAKAGPGRRFHALGDKVHRRDVLRRAWVTVRRNNGAPGIDATTLADVEEYGVDRLLDEVAAELREGRWRPLPARRVFIPKPGVAEQRPLSIPSVRDRIVQAALKIVLEPVFEADMLPCSFGFRPRRGAHDALQVLVDEAWRGRRWVVETDIANCFEAIGHEKLMQAVEERVVDRSVLKLLRAMLRAGVISPLLANVYLHRLDRAWSTRDHGVLVRYADDAVVMCASREQAEAALERLRGLLAELGLEPKAAKTRIVHLQVDGEGLDFLGFHHRWVTSRPRGNRRPVAFLARWPSARAMQHARDRIRELTDRRRLLRPVKVIVEDVNAFLRGWAAYFRFGNSAHVFDQIGSYARMRIGGFLAKKHRRTRKFGWAVVAFAAQDSLGLIALHGTVVAPRPFRDWRGRPNAGGERRR
- a CDS encoding fumarylacetoacetate hydrolase family protein; translation: MRFVTYTHPEDGERAGVLDGDLIHALEPGIRLLDLLGDDGEHLDAAGRYALTDPRQVRKTGEVTLLAPIPQPPTVRDFMVFEQHVEGVAKLTDPQATVPARWYEAPAFYFTNPYAIIGPDTSVPIAPGSTAFDLELEVAAVIGRAGTNLTPEQAEAHIAGYTILIDWSARDIQFSEMQVPLGPVKGKDTASTLGPALVTPDELASARRGTSFDLAMTASVNGTLIGQDSLASMAFSFAEMAAYSSRGTWVKPGDVLGSGTCGGGCLAELWGRHGRDAHPPLTSGDTVTVTVERLGTITTRIA
- a CDS encoding MBL fold metallo-hydrolase, coding for MPAEPATPAQRRPLASAASVPKPRNHPGHQQAYLMEVASGVHTWIQPEGTWWLNNTGAVVGADGVVLIDTCATAERTRAFLAAVADASADAPLMAAVTTHAHGDHCHGNALLPPHVPILAHPETRETILADTVLTALPPIWAPAPDWGIARHRPPNVTVDGEATLHTGSRRIEIRHPGHTAHTPGDLIAWLSDEGVLFAGDLLFHQVTPMVLTGSVEGALRSLDWLAAFGAQAIVPGHGPLVTRDELDIVLDAHARYYRTIQRIARDGRTRGLTPLQAARDCDLGEFADWPEPERIVLNLHSAYADADGTTIDPIAAFTDAVTLNGGPLACAL
- a CDS encoding alpha/beta hydrolase; the protein is MPYTFAVDPAELIAERTPQWTLLGTDPAVLEEMSRRIHDLWADGPGGWVHEWSALAGQAEKEGDLLRASRLYGIAKFPVLGTAAHARAHENHLRTFLQASESFEVPFQRQVIGVHFRGQDVEVPIHLYLAEDLPADAPLVLVFSGVDTWKAEVHPNAVMTARTVGARVATVDMAGTGESPVANGPDGEQYIGAVLDWLRRRFPEARSVGAFGFSFAGHWTIKLALCRMVDAAVSVGGIVDTGFSPEAQARLRFGMPGIVGNSLHLDAEPSTAEYQATMGEFSLRRQGLLDDWGSDPVPLLYVNGDQDQHVPAEDPKPLESRPNTVVRLVPGGNHCAVNKAREVFPETLQWLRDHLV